CTGGTCAAGATGCCGTTTCGGTTGCTCAGACGTTTAATGATAGACTGTCTATAACCGGTACGATATTGTCGAAGCTAGATGGTGATGCACGTGGTGGTGCTGCACTTTCTATAAGGGAAGTTACAGGGAGCCCTATAAAATTTATTGGTGTTGGTGAGAAATTAGATGAGTCTGCTCTCGAAGTTTTTTATCCAGATAGAATGGCTTCTAGAATACTTGGTATGGGAGATATGCTAAGTCTTATAGAGAAAGCTCAGGCAAATTATGATGAGAAAAAGGCATTAGAACTAGAACAAAAGATAAAAGATCAGAGTTTTACATTTGATGATTTTCTAGATCAAATGCAACAAATGAAAAAAATGGGTTCGCTTACTGATATTATTGGAATGTTGCCAGGAGTAAACTCCAAGCAATTAAAGAATTTAAATGTTGATGATAAAGAGATTTCAAGAGTTGAGGCTATTATATTGTCAATGACAAAACAAGAACGAGCTAATCCAGAAATAATAGATGCTAGCAGAAGAAAGAGAATTGCACGAGGCAGTGGAATGAAGGTTCAAGATGTAAATAGATTACTTAAGCAATTTAAAGAGACAAAGAAGATGATGAAACAATTTGCTGGCATGGAAAAAATGATGAAGAAAAAAGGTAAAAAGGGTAAATTTGGATTAAATCCATTTAGATAAATAACAATAGTAAAGGAGGTGAAACAATATGGCAGTTAAAATCAGATTAAAAAGAATGGGTTCTAAAAAGAAACCTTTCTATAGAGTAGTTGTAGCTGACTCTAGAGCTCCTAGAGATGGTAAATTCATCGAAGAGATTGGATACTACAATCCAGTTTCAGAACCAAAAGTAGTTAAAATTGATGATGAAAAAGCTAAAAAATGGTTAGCTAACGGTGCAAAACCAACAGAAACAGTTAACAAGTTGTTCAAAGGCAACGGAATTACTGAGTAGGTTTTGATGTAAGTTCTACCACTATTGCTTTTGAGGAGTTGAATATGATGAAAGAATTAGTAGAAGTGATTGCAAAGTCTTTAGTAGACAATCCAGATGAAGTAGTTGTTAACGAAGTTCAAGGAACTAATACAACAATTATTGAGTTGAAAGTAGCTTCTGACGATATGGGAAAAGTCATTGGAAAACAAGGCAAAATAGCAAAAGCAATTAGAACTGTAGTTAAAGCAGCAGCGATTAAAGATAAAAAAAGAGTTGTTGTGGAAATTATATAGGGATTAGACTAATCTAGTCCCTTTTTTTGTAGTTATATTTTGATAAAGTACATAATGGTTGGAGTGATGATGATGAGAGAACTTGTTAAAATTGGTAGTATTTCAAGCGCAAAAGGGTTAAAAGGAGAATTTAAAGTATTTCCAGAGAATGACGAAATATTTTATTTAGAAATTGGTGATAAAATATTCATAGAGGGAGTATTTGAAGATCTTGTTATTGAAAAAATTTCGGAGTATAAGAATATGGTTACAATTAAACTCAAAAATTATAATCACATAGACCAAATAAAAAAACTAAAAAATCAAGGGATATTTATAGATAAGCAAGATTCAAAAGTAGAGGAAGAAGAAGGGCTATCTGCTAGAGAGGTAATTGGATTTGCAGTTATAAATAATAGTAATGATGAAAATTTAGGAGAAGTAATTAATAGTATAGGTTCTAGTTCGCAAGAAGTGTTGGTGGTAAATAAAGATGAAAAAGAATGGATGATACCATTTGTAGAAGCTTTTATTGAAGAAATTGATGAAGAAGAAAAGGTATTAAGAGTTAGCGTTATAGAGGGGATGATATAATAATGAAGATTGATATATTAACATTATTTCCCCGAATGTTTGATGGAGTATTACAGGAAAGTATAATAAAGAGAGCAATAGAGAAAGATTTGGTTGAAATAGAGGCAATTGATTTTAGAATATTTTCTGAAGATAAACACAATAGGGTTGATGATTATCCTTTTGGTGGAGGGGCAGGTATGGTTATAAAGCCAGAACCTATAGCTAGAGCACTGAAAAGTATAGAGGGGTATGAAGATGCTAGAGTGATATATATGAGTCCTAAAGGGAGTGTCTTGAACCAAAAAAAATCAAATGAACTAGCAGAGGATAATCACTTAATTATAATTTGTGGACATTACGAAGGGATAGATCAGAGATTTATTGATAATTATGTAGATGAAGAGATATCAATAGGTGATTACGTTCTTACTGGAGGTGAAATTCCTGCAATGGCTTTAGTTGATACAATTGTTAGACTATTGCCAGATGCGTTAGGAAAACAGGAATCGTATGAGGAAGATTCACATTACAAAGGATTGCTTGAATATCCACATTATACAAGACCTAGAGTGTTTGAGGGAGAAGAAGTACCAGAAGTGCTATTATCGGGTCATCATGCAAATGTTGATAAGTGGAGACATGAAAAATCTCTAGAAATAACGGCAAAGAATAGACCAGATATGATTGAAAAATATGATTTAACAAAAAACGATATTAAGTACTTGAAGGAAAAAGGCTATGGTATAAAAAAATAACTTGCAATATTTCTTTTTAAATGTTATAATTTTTGAGGTATTCATTCCGTGTGTTCCTCTGCCTGACGGGTAAGAACATCGAATCGAGAAGGAGGAAATATAAATGGATTTAATTAAAATGATTGAACAAGAGCAGTTAAGAGAGGTTATTGAATTTAATGTTGGAGATACAGTTCAAGTATACTACCACATCAAAGAAGGTAACAGAGAAAGAGTTCAGATGTTTGAAGGAACAGTAATCAAACGTCAAGGAACAGGAGCTAGAGAGACATTTACAGTAAGAAGAATTTCTTATGGCGTAGGTGTTGAAAGAGTATTCCCAGTTCATTCACCAAAAATCGAAAAGATGAAAGTAGTACGTGAAGGTAAAGTAAGAAGAGCTAGACTTCACTACTTACGTGAAAGAACAGGTAAGAGTGCTAGAGTTAAAGCTAAAACTAACTACTAAAGAGATGATGGGGCTGAAATCAGTCCCATTATTTTTTTAAAATGGATTTTACAATAAATTTGTGAAGGCAATAAGATGTCTTTAGATGTTTAATGTATTGAGAAGGAGTGAGCGTATGAATATTAACTGGTTTCCAGGTCATATGAAAAAAACAAGAGAATTGATCCAGAAAAACCTAAAATTGGTCGATATAGTTTATGAAGTAATTGATGCAAGAATACCTGTAAGTAGTAGAAATCCTGAAATAGATCAACTAGTTCAGAGCAAACCGCGTGTTATTATAATGAATAAGGCTGATTTAGCTTCTGAAACAGGAAATGCTGCTTGGAAAAGATACTTTGAGAAGCAAGGATACCCAACACTTTTTATGGAACAAAATAAAACCAAAAGTGTAAAAAAATTAATACAAGTTACTGAAAAAGCTATGGGTGATAAGAGAGCTAAGCAATTAGAAAAAGGAATAGTTAATCGTCCAATTAGGATAATGATAGTTGGTATTCCAAATGCAGGGAAATCTACGATAATCAATGCATTAGCAAAGCGTAAAAGTACTCAAACTGGAAATAGACCAGGAGTTACAAAGGGTAAACAATGGGTTAAACTAGCTAATAACTTAGAATTACTTGATACTCCAGGGATTTTGTGGCCTAAATTTGAAGACGAGGAGGTTGCAAAACATCTTGCGTTTACGGGTGCTATAAGAGATGAAATTATGGATACTGAAACGCTTGCACTAAGATTGATAGAGAGACTTATATTGATAGACCCAATGTATTTAGAAGAAAGATATAAAGTGGAAGTAAATGTAGATAATGGTTTAGATACTATGGAGATTATAGCAAGGAAACGTGGTTGTATAATGAAATCAAGAGAAATTGATTATACGAGAATAGCCCATATAATACTAGATGAGTTTAGGAGAGCTATTATAGGAAGGATAACATTAGAATTTCCAGAGAAATAGGTGATGATATGAAGCTTAGTATTGATAATGGAAATATAAAACCTGAAAATATTAAGACAAATTTGAAAAAATGGATTACAGGAATTTTACTAGACATAAAGTCAGATGAAATAATAGTAAAGACGGATGATGGTGATAAATCTTTTTATTTAAAGGGTAATTTAAGTGATGAAGAAAACTTAGAGATTGGTAATGAATTTAAATTTTTGGTTAGTGGGAAAAATGAATTAACTAAAATAGAAAAAATTGAAGTTGAAAATGTAGAAAATGGTAAATATAATAAAGCACCGGAAAATGATGCAAAAGTTTTGACAAAATCGCTATTAACAGACTTGAAAAAAATGAATTACGGTAGTATACTTGATTCGAAGGGTCGAGAGAATGAAATAATAGATTTAGCAAAGAATCTTGGGTTTGAATTTTCAAAAGATGAAATCATTCAAGTAAAAAATGCGACAAAGTTTATTTCTGATACTATAGATGATAATATTAGTATAGAATATGTTAAATTGCCTTCTAATCAAGTGGAATTAACTTTTAATACGAATAATAACGTTGAAATTAGTGAAATGAGTGAACTAAAAGAAAATGTGTTTAGCCAGTCTGCGGATAATTTAGAATTAGGTTCTACTAAAATTGCTGAAAGTGAAAAAATTGAGTTAGTAGAACTTGACAAAAATTTTAAATTAGAATTAGAAAGCATTAAGCAAGATTTAAGTAAACCACAGGAAAAATTAAATTTATATGGATTGATACTGAAAAAGCTGAAATTGCCTTTATCTTTGGAGAATTTTAGGGCTCTTATCCAACTTGATGAGAGCTCTTTTTTGCATGAGTTGTTATCAGAAAATTCTAAAGATAATGATTTTCAGCGAGTTGAACTAAAATCAATTATTGATATAATTACTAAAATTGGTATAGCAAAAGGAGAAAGTCAAAGTGTTATTCAGTTGCTGTTTGGGAACAAGATGAATAATTTGCAGTCATATACCGATTTAAAAGAAGAATTGAGCAAAGCCATAGTTGAACGGAAAGAGTCCTTAGAATCAAAAATAGAGGGGTTAGAAGACAAAGAAGAATCTCGAATTTCTGACAAATTTGATAAAATACTGAAGATCAAATCAACTTTGGAAGCTAATTTGAATATTTCAGTGATTCCCATAAATATAGAAGATAAAATATCAGGACAATTATATTATAGGAAAAATAAATTTAAGAATATTAGAGACCAGCATACAGTTTTACTTGACTTAAATACTGAAAATCTAGGGAAGATAAAAATTTTGTGTTATCAAAATGATTCGAGTTTAGCAATTAGATTTATCGGAGAAGAAAAAAAGATTATCAATTATATTAAATCAATGCAAAAAAAACTTATGAGCTTATTGAATGATACAATTTATGAAAATTTGAAAATTGAGTATGCAATTAGCAAAAATGAGTCTGCCCTTAAAAATTTATTGGAAGTTACTAAATTGGAAGGAGTTGATTTTAGAGTATGAGTAAGGAAAAAAAAGCCATAGCGCTTAGATATATACCGGATGAAGATTCTGCGCCAAAAGTGTTAGCTAAAGGTAAGGGGTATGTTGCAGAGCGAATAATAAAAACGGCTGAGGATGCAAAGGTAAATGTTGTTGAAAATAAGGAAGTTGCCGAGTCGCTATTTAATGTGGAGATAGCTAGTGAAATTCCATCTGATATGTTTGAAGCCGTTGCAGGGATATTGGCATTTGTTTATCAATTAGATCGTGAATTTGAATAATAGATCAAAGGGAGCTCATGGAGAAAGAATAGCTATCAAATATTTATCTGATAAGGGATATGAATTATTAGACATGAATTATTGGGTTAAGTTTGGAGAAGTTGATTTGATAATGTTACATGGCGAATTTATAGTTTTTGTTGAAGTGAAGATGAGATGGGACTGTGATAAAGGATGGCCAGTTGAAGCAGTAACACCAAAAAAGCAAAAGAATATTAGACAGGTTGCGAATATATATTGGCAAATGGGTCAATGGAAGAATAAGCAACCTAGATTCGATGTTATTGAAATAATAAAGTACGAACAGAATAAAACAGCCATACGACATATAGTAAATGCTTTTTAATTTGTAGAGAATCGAGGTAATAATCATGTTATCAAAAGTTAAATCATGTGTACTTCATGGACTAGAAGGGAATATAGTCGAAGTGGAGGTTGATTTGTCAAGAGGATTGCCAGGATTTATAGTGGTAGGATTGCCGGATATTTCTATTCGTGAATCTAAAGAAAGAGTTAGAACTGCGATTTCTAATTCAGGATATGATTTTCCAATAAAAAAGGTTACGGTAAATCTATCGCCAGCAAATCTTAGGAAGGAGGGGTCTCAATTGGATTTGCCTATAGCTATAGCGTTGCTAGCAGCTATGGGAGAAATAAAAAAAGCAGAAAATTTAAATGAAATATGTATTTTAGGAGAAATTTCATTAGATGGTGGGATAAATAGGATAGATGGTGCACTTCCTATGATTATAGCAATGAAACAATTGGGGTATAAGAAGTTTATTGTTCCTAGCTCAAATAAAGACGAGTGTTCGGCAATAAAGGATGTCTATGTTTATGAGTTTAATGAGCTAAGGCAGGTTGTAGAATGGTTTAATGGAGATTTGAATAAAAAGCCATATTTGAATGAAAAAATTGTATTTAATCAAGAAAAAACTGTGCTAGATTTTTCGGATGTGAAGGGACAAAAACAAGTTAAAAGAGCAGCTGAAATTGCAGCTGCTGGAGCACATAATATGCTTATGATCGGACCACCAGGCTCGGGAAAAAGTATGATAGCGCAAAGGTTTCCTTCAATATTACCAAGTTTAAGTTTTGAAGAGGCTTTAGAAGTTACTAAAATCCATAGCGTTGCAGGTTTGCTTAAGAATGGGTGTCTCATAAGGTCAAGGCAATTTAGGGCTCCACATCATACTATTTCAAAAACTGCACTAGTTGGAGGCGGTATAAAACCAATGCCTGGAGAAGTTTCTCTTGCACATCTTGGAGTATTGTTTTTGGATGAACTTCCAGAATTTAATAGAGCGACATTAGAGGCATTAAGACAACCATTAGAAGATGGAGTTGTCACCATAAGTAGAGTTCAGGGGAGTTATACTTATCCATGTTCTGAGATAATGCTAGCTGCAGCAAATCCTTGTAAATGTGGGTATTACGGGGATCCAAGACATGAATGCACATGTACTAGTGCGGAAATAGATAGATATATTAATAAGTTGAGTGGACCATTTTTAGATCGCATGGACATACAAGTTGATGTATCATGTGTAAATATATCGGATTTACAAAATCATGCGAAAGAGGAGAGCTCTAGTGAAATTAGATCTAGAGTAGAAGCTGCTAGAAACATTCAAAGAGAAAGGTACAAAGAAGATGGGATATATTCTAATTCGGAGCTTCAGGGCAAGAATATTGAAAAATATTGTGTTTTAGATAATAATGCGAAGAAGATGCTTGAGATGGCATTTGAAAGGATGAAGTTGAGCGCTAGGGGATACAATAATATACTTAAAATATCTAGAACGATAGCTGATTTGGAAAGAAGCAAAGAGATAAATGAAACGCATATAGCTGAGGCGTTACAGTATAGACAATTAGATAGAAAATATCATTGATTGAATTAAAATTTGAATGAATTTTATGAAAAAGGTTTACATAGAGCTAGTTTAGACTTATAATATAAATTGTCGTTGGCTCTAGAATATTATGAATATTCTCAAAAATGGAGATGAACGCTGTGAATGAGCGAGATATAATCATTTGGTTAACGAGTTTACGAGGAGTAGGTCCTCAAACTATATTGTTTTTGAAGCAGTATTTTGGTTCACTAGATGAATTTTGGCATTCTAGTGAAAAGGATATACCATTGAATGTTTTACCTAAGCGAAAGCGTGATATACTTAGGAAAATTTATTCTTATAAAAAGAACAGTATAAATTTCGATTATTTTGAGAAATTAGAACATGAAGGAGTTTCAGTGGTTGTTAATTGCGATGACAAATTTCCCAAAAAACTTAGAGATATTCCCCAATCACCATGTGTACTTTATTACAAGGGAAATATTCAAGAAGTAGATAAATCTCTTGCGATAGTAGGGCCTAGAAAGGCAAGTTACTATGGGCGTTGGGCTGCAGAGAAGTATTCGAGAGAAATTGCAAAAGCAGGAGTTTGTATAGTAAGTGGTTTGGCGAAGGGTATAGATGCTATAGCACATAAAGGAGCATTAGAAGCAAATCAAATAACTTATGCAGTATTGGGAAATGGGCTGGATAGAGTTTATCCAAAATGTAATGAAAAATTATATAGTCAAATTGAAGAATCTGGAGCGCTGATTTCAGAATATCCACTTGGAATGGAGCCAAAAGCATCGAATTTTCCGCAAAGAAATAGAATTATAAGTGGTTTGTCTGATGCGGTTTTTGTCGTAGAGGCAAAAAAGAAAAGTGGTACGTTGATTACAGTGGATTATGCTTTGAAACAAGGAAAAGACGTTTTAGTATTACCTGGAAATGTTAATAGTCTATATAGCCAAGGGACAAATCAACTTATTAAAGAAGGGGCTATAATGGTTACAGAGTGTAAAGATGTATTGGAAAATTTATACGGAGTATTTGATTCTAATCCTAAAGATTGTAAGCTACCAGTGCTATCAGAATCAGAAAAAATTGTTTACAATTTGCTTGAGAATGGACCAATTCACTTTGATGCAATAGGCTACGAGACTAATTTTGAAGCATCAAAATTAAATTCAATATTGACTCTTTTAGAAATAAAGGGTATTATAATGAGGTTGCCAAGAAATATATTTCAATTGAGGAATTAATGTATATTAGAAAACATTAGTGTTTTTACGATAGATTATAAGCCTTTGAAGAAAACAATTGAAAGAAAAAAACATTATAAGATGCCAAATACACAAAATTCGGAGGTGCAAATATTGGCTAAGAGTTTAGTAATAGTGGAGTCACCAGCAAAGGCTAAGACTATAGGAAAATTTTTAGGAAAAAATTATAAAGTAAAATCATCGGTAGGTCATATTAGAGATTTGCCTAAAAGCAAGATTGGTATAGATGTAGAGAATAATTTTGAACCAAGGTATATTACTATTAGAGGAAAAGGTCCTGTATTAGCTGAATTGAAGAAAGAAGCTAAAAAAGTAGACCGAGTATATCTTGCAACTGACCCCGACCGTGAAGGGGAAGCAATATCATGGCATTTAGCTGCTGCATTAGGACTGTCTTCTACAGAGGCTAATCGCATTGAATTCAATGAAATAACGAAAAATGCGGTCAAAAACGCAGTTAAAAATCCTAGGAAAATCAATCAGGATTTGGTTGATGCTCAGCAAGCTAGAAGGATACTAGATAGGTTAGTAGGTTATTCTATAAGTCCTTTACTTTGGAAGAAAGTTTCAAAGGGACTTAGTGCTGGTAGGGTTCAATCGGTTACGACAAAGTTGATTTGTGATAGAGAAAGAGAAATAGAAGATTTTATTCCAGATGAGTACTGGTCAATAGAAGGTAAATTTTCTAAAGCTAGAGTTAAGATTGAAGCGAAGTATTCTGGGAAAAAGATTGGCAAGAAGATAGAAAAAATTGAACTGAAAAACGAAGAAGAAACTAATAATTTATTAGCTGAGATTGATAGAGATGCTTTTTTTGTAGATCAAATAAAAACTACAACGAAACAGAAAAAACCTGTACCACCATATACTACGAGTTCATTACAACAGGACGCTGCAAAAAAGATTGGTTTTTCTACAAAGAAGACTATGAGAATTGCGCAGCAATTGTATGAAGGTATAGATATAAAGGGTGAGGGAACAATCGGTTTGATTACTTATATCAGAACGGATTCTGTTCGTATATCAGAAGAAGCATTAGATGCAGTTGCAGATTATATAGCACAAAATTTTGATGAAAAATATTATTGTGGAAAACAGAAGTATGGCAAGAAGAAAAAATCAGTTCAAGATGCTCATGAGGCTATAAGACCTTCAAAGGTTGAATTGGAGCCTGATAAAATAAAAGAGTCGCTTAGTAGAGAGCAATATAGACTTTATAGCCTTATTTGGCAAAGGTTTGTTGCATCTCAAATGGCACCAGCTGAGGTTGAGACTGTTACTATAGCTCTCAATTCGAATGATCATATATTTAAGACTAGTGGTTCAAGACTTTCATTTAAAGGTTTTATGGAAGTTTATGATAAAAAAAATACTGCATATAAATTTAAAATGCCTAAAGTTGGTGAAGGCGATAAAATGAAGTGTGACGAGCTTGAAGGCAAACAACATTTCACTAAGCCGCCGGCTCGTTATTCAGAGGCTTCTTTGGTAAAAACTATGGAGGAACTTGGTATAGGAAGACCGAGTACATATGCTCCTACAGTAGCTACTATTTTAGCTAGGCGTTATGTTTATCTTGAAACAAAGCAGTTCTATCCAACGGATTTAGGATTCATTGTAACTGAGATATTAGAGCAGTACTTTAAAAAAATTATGGATAAAGATTTTACAGCGCAAATGGAGGCTGATCTTGATAGAATAGAAGAAGGATCTTTTGCTTGGCAAGAAGTAATAGGTGCTTTCTATAAGGATTTTGAAAAAGATTTGAAAATTGCTGAAGAAGAAATTAGTCAAATTGAGATAAAAGATGAAGAAACAGATGAAATTTGTGAAAAGTGTGGGCGCAATATGGTTAAAAAAAGAGGCCGATTTGGTGAGTTTTTAGCTTGTCCAGGATATCCAGAATGTAGAAATACAAAACCAATTATAGTTAAGATTGGTGTAACATGCCCTAAATGTGAAAAGGGTGAAATTATTGAAAAAAGATCTAAGAAAGGAAGAACATTCTATGGTTGTGATCAATATCCAGAATGTGATTTTGTTTCATGGGATCGCCCACATACTGAAAAATGTCCAGTTTGTGGTGAGTTAACAGTGGTGAAAAGGCGAAAAGGAAAAAATTACTTGAGATGTACAGTGTGCGGTCATCAAGAAGAAATTAAGGAAATAGAGTAAAGAATTTTGGGAGGTAACATATGAGTGAATCATTATTGACTAAGACAAGAAGGCTGAATAAAATATTACAGGATAGCGGTAATAATCCTGTATCGTTTGAGGATTTGAGCCGTACGCTTGGAGAAATATTAGGGTCTGAAGTATATATTACTAGTAGAAGAGGTAAGATACTAGGAGCATCGGTTGATCAAGAACAATTAATAGTTGCGGTTACAGATGATGATATGCGATTGGATGCAGAGTATAATGAAAAATTATTAAAGATCAAAGAAACTAAAGAAAACTTAAGCAGTGAAAATGCGCCTGAATTGTTAGCTCTTTGCAATGATGAGTGTGCTACTATGACTATTATTCCAATCCACAGTGCTAAAGACAGATTAGGAACTTTAGTTCTTAATAGAAAAGATAAGAAGTTTACAGAAGATGATTTAGTGCTTTGTGAGTATAGTGCTACTATAGTTGGAATGGAAATTATTAGAGCTAAAAATGATGAATTAGAAGAAGAAGTTAGAAAAAAAGCAATAGTTCAAATCGCTATTGGTACATTATCGTATTCGGAATTAGAAGCTATTGAGCATATTTTGAAGGAACTTGAAGGCGAGGAAGGTTTGTTAGTTGCAAGTAAAATTGCGGACAGAGTAGGTATAACTCGTTCAGTTATAGTAAATGCACTTAGAAAGTTTGAAAGTGCAGGTGTTATAGAATCTAGGTCACTCGGAATGAAGGGTACGTATATTAGAATATTAAATGAGTATTTATTAGCAGAGCTAAATATCGTCAAGTAAAAATTTGAATAGAATTATTAATATTTAAAGAGGAAAGATTTATAAATCTTTCCTCTTTTTTTAAAGAAAGTGCAGAATTTTGCCGATTAATTTAGTGTAGAGTGTTATTAATACTTTTAAAATGAGTCGAAATCATATAAAATAGAATAAAGAGATTTAGGAGGCGATATGGATGGGCCGAAATCTATTAGGAATATCTTTTGATAGAGTAGAACTTATGAATCGTGCTTTAGATGGAGCGTGGAAGAGAAATAAAGTATTAAATCATAACTTATCTAACGTT
This portion of the Tissierellales bacterium genome encodes:
- the topA gene encoding type I DNA topoisomerase, which codes for MAKSLVIVESPAKAKTIGKFLGKNYKVKSSVGHIRDLPKSKIGIDVENNFEPRYITIRGKGPVLAELKKEAKKVDRVYLATDPDREGEAISWHLAAALGLSSTEANRIEFNEITKNAVKNAVKNPRKINQDLVDAQQARRILDRLVGYSISPLLWKKVSKGLSAGRVQSVTTKLICDREREIEDFIPDEYWSIEGKFSKARVKIEAKYSGKKIGKKIEKIELKNEEETNNLLAEIDRDAFFVDQIKTTTKQKKPVPPYTTSSLQQDAAKKIGFSTKKTMRIAQQLYEGIDIKGEGTIGLITYIRTDSVRISEEALDAVADYIAQNFDEKYYCGKQKYGKKKKSVQDAHEAIRPSKVELEPDKIKESLSREQYRLYSLIWQRFVASQMAPAEVETVTIALNSNDHIFKTSGSRLSFKGFMEVYDKKNTAYKFKMPKVGEGDKMKCDELEGKQHFTKPPARYSEASLVKTMEELGIGRPSTYAPTVATILARRYVYLETKQFYPTDLGFIVTEILEQYFKKIMDKDFTAQMEADLDRIEEGSFAWQEVIGAFYKDFEKDLKIAEEEISQIEIKDEETDEICEKCGRNMVKKRGRFGEFLACPGYPECRNTKPIIVKIGVTCPKCEKGEIIEKRSKKGRTFYGCDQYPECDFVSWDRPHTEKCPVCGELTVVKRRKGKNYLRCTVCGHQEEIKEIE
- the codY gene encoding GTP-sensing pleiotropic transcriptional regulator CodY translates to MSESLLTKTRRLNKILQDSGNNPVSFEDLSRTLGEILGSEVYITSRRGKILGASVDQEQLIVAVTDDDMRLDAEYNEKLLKIKETKENLSSENAPELLALCNDECATMTIIPIHSAKDRLGTLVLNRKDKKFTEDDLVLCEYSATIVGMEIIRAKNDELEEEVRKKAIVQIAIGTLSYSELEAIEHILKELEGEEGLLVASKIADRVGITRSVIVNALRKFESAGVIESRSLGMKGTYIRILNEYLLAELNIVK